Proteins from a genomic interval of Trifolium pratense cultivar HEN17-A07 linkage group LG6, ARS_RC_1.1, whole genome shotgun sequence:
- the LOC123891737 gene encoding PKS-NRPS hybrid synthetase cheA-like encodes MDSTRTKAQNSVTEGEINEVVEVRRPVVLGLFATAIVPSGQPRSPPNVPQPIEIDTSSHFATDREENDRDELIKWARSVSQSLRFAIIVRRSDSGEKRKAQLVLECERSGKYVPAKKKLKSDTSGTRKCECPFRLRGYYNKATKLWRLTVVNGMHNHELDKGLEGHLVAGRLKPQEKDFMDEMTRNAVAPKNILSTLKERDPENKTSAKQVYNARHRYRVKMRASMTEMQHLCKKLDDNKYYYKYRTVVENGVEHLQDIFFAHPRSITLLNSFHTVLMMDSTYKTSKYKMSLFEIVGFTSTEKTFNVAFAWLSNEKEDNFIWALQQLRCLLRRETNLPKVILTDPDLALMNAIPAVFPEAAALVCRFHVKKNVRTKAAELVKVRDGEKVKAADMRERVCLAFEDVLDSSTEAEYTENVMAFRKLCERWPKFVRYVEETILDTDKEKLVSAWVDKYMHMGNHTTNRAESAHGVLKSYLTDGLGDLVKGWESIHRMLGNQFTQVQTEFGQNMSVYGHTYRKKTLYSTLMFKVSRRAMRYIHTESKRVEFTAMDSMKCGCLMRTNYGLPCACLIAKKLHHNRPIRLDEVYKHWKIICFQDEEVGGDVEDDYACTAEWQAIQERLRTADVSMKNEIRDQLRKIAYPTTTDVEPPTTNVKSKGAKKKKVVRGTRSTSRDKSRWEHVEEYFTETQASQSSKPSPSIPSHSRPSSSQPTASNPMPTVSEAPLTVSNPLPLTSSSQIFGINHMPKFMHPFIEDIIKVDGDGYCGYRAVALAQRGNEDDFELIRCNMSRELRLNKDMYVAIFGCEERYQYICDALLPPPRTRQRTSTRNSVAPMDKWFTLPDMGHIVATILDTVVVQLSILQNGPCETFFPLRSIPSPNPSSRVICLGALPDHYVLVKLKVGCPIPKSNKSWKQYCAKQSLGWEASFTSAQHKFEEMMSTENVVIVKTVGAGSRETPLVID; translated from the exons GTCTCATTTTGCGACTGATAGGGAAGAGAACGACAGAGATGAGTTGATCAAATGGGCTCGAAGCGTGTCGCAAAGTTTAAGGTTCGCAATTATAGTTAGGCGATCCGATTCGGGCGAGAAGAGAAAGGCTCAATTGGTGTTAGAGTGTGAACGTAGTGGGAAGTATGTTCCAGccaagaagaagttgaaatccGATACCTCCGGAACAAGAAAATGCGAATGTCCTTTCCGACTCCGTGGGTATTACAACAAGGCAACAAAACTATGGCGTTTGACTGTTGTCAACGGTATGCATAACCACGAGTTGGACAAAGGGCTTGAAGGGCATCTCGTGGCAGGGCGTTTGAAACCGCAAGAGAAGGATTTTATGGACGAGATGACAAGGAATGCGGTGGCTCCAAAAAACATATTGTCCACATTAAAGGAGAGAGATCCGGAAAACAAGACCTCTGCAAAGCAAGTGTACAACGCTCGTCATAGGTACAGAGTTAAAATGAGGGCGTCCATGACTGAGATGCAACACTTATGCAAGAAGCTTGATGATAACAAGTACTACTACAAGTATCGGACGGTTGTTGAAAATGGAGTAGAACATCTTCAAGATATATTCTTTGCACATCCGAGGTCCATAACTTTATTGAACTCTTTTCATACTGTGCTGATGATGGACTCCACATACAAAACCAGCAAGTACAAAATGTCGCTGTTTGAGATAGTCGGATTCACTTCGACCGAGAAGACATTCAACGTTGCTTTTGCCTGGCTCAGTAACGAAAAGGAAGACAACTTTATATGGGCTCTGCAACAACTACGTTGTTTGTTAAGGCGTGAGACAAATTTGCCGAAGGTTATCTTGACGGATCCAGATTTAGCTTTGATGAATGCTATTCCGGCTGTGTTTCCAGAAGCGGCGGCGTTGGTTTGTCGGTTCCATGTTAAGAAGAATGTGAGGACCAAGGCAGCCGAGCTGGTCAAGGTGAGGGATGGGGAAAAGGTCAAGGCGGCGGACATGAGGGAAAGAGTCTGTTTGGCGTTCGAGGATGTGTTAGATTCGTCTACTGAGGCCGAGTATACTGAAAATGTTATGGCTTTTAGGAAGTTATGTGAGAGGTGGCCAAAATTTGTTCGGTACGTTGAAGAGACAATTTTGGACACCGACAAAGAGAAGCTCGTGAGTGCATGGGTGGACAAGTATATGCACATGGGCAACCATACGACAAATAGAGCCGAAAGCGCACACGGTGTTTTGAAAAGTTACTTGACCGACGGTCTCGGTGATTTGGTGAAGGGTTGGGAATCGATTCACAGAATGTTAGGCAATCAATTCACCCAAGTGCAAACTGAATTTGGCCAGAACATGTCTGTGTATGGACACACATACCGGAAGAAAACACTTTACTCGACTTTGATGTTTAAAGTCTCTAGACGTGCAATGAGATATATCCACACTGAATCAAAAAGAGTCGAGTTTACTGCTATGGATAGCATGAAGTGTGGTTGTCTGATGAGGACTAACTACGGGCTGCCATGTGCGTGTTTGATTGCCAAGAAACTGCACCACAATAGGCCTATTAGACTCGATGAGGTTTACAAACATTGGAAGATAATTTGTTTCCAAGATGAAGAAGTTGGTGGCGACGTCGAGGACGATTATGCGTGCACGGCAGAGTGGCAAGCAATTCAG gaaCGATTGAGGACAGCTGATGTAAGCATGAAAAATGAGATCCGAGATCAACTCCGCAAGATTGCGTATCCTACAACCACCGATGTGGAGCCTCCGACCACAAATGTAAAATCAAAAGGggctaaaaagaaaaaggtggTCCGTGGAACAAGATCCACCAGCAGAGATAAGTCTCGATGGGAGCATGTTGAAGAATATTTCACGGAGACACAAGCGTCGCAATCGTCAAAGCCGTCTCCGTCAATTCCGTCCCACTCAAGgccatcatcatcacaaccTACCGCATCAAACCCTATGCCTACGGTGTCTGAAGCTCCGCTCACTGTGTCCAACCCATTGCCACTAACCTCATCATCTCAAATTTTTGGAATTAACCACATGCCAAAATTCATGCATCCCTTCATTGAAGATATCATCAAGGTGGACGGCGACGGCTATTGTGGTTACCGTGCCGTTGCATTGGCTCAGAGAGGCAACGAAGATGATTTTGAACTGATACGGTGCAACATGAGCAGGGAGTTGCGATTGAATAAGGATATGTATGTTGCTATATTTGGTTGCGAGGAGCGTTACCAATATATCTGTGATGCACTACTCCCACCCCCGAGGACGAGACAACGTACTAGTACTAGGAATAGTGTTGCACCGATGGATAAATGGTTCACGTTGCCGGATATGGGACATATCGTGGCCACCATATTGGATACAGTAGTTGTTCAGCTCTCCATACTTCAAAACGGCCCTTGTGAAACTTTTTTCCCATTGCGTTCCATTCCGTCACCAAACCCGTCTTCAAGGGTTATTTGCCTTGGCGCGTTACCGGATCACTATGTTTTGGTAAAGCTTAAAGTTGGGTGTCCGATacccaaatcaaacaaatcgTGGAAGCAATATTGTGCTAAACAAAGTTTGGGCTGGGAAGCTTCATTCACATCTGCGCAGCATAAGTTCGAGGAGATGATGAGCACCGAGAACGTTGTCATCGTCAAAACAGTTGGTGCAGGCAGTAGAGAAACTCCGTTGGTGATTGACTGA
- the LOC123891738 gene encoding protein MAINTENANCE OF MERISTEMS-like produces the protein MNNGKKINKFKICSKEYSWFWNVVNASGLETLRRTSYNHTDWGLLTAFAERWHPETGTFHLPIGEMTITLDDVSSLLHIPITGKMLDHNGTSCTKEDGEEMCVEYLNFPINKCKKEFKKMKGAHIGFKTLKDLYIDNLRDALKAERLKKPAEDVEFLRECTIRCYLLYLIGATIFTNKSMQYVDVIFLTYLRDLSLVNTWNWGASGLAYLYNYLDAASRPRCGNHGNCLFQAWIMAHFKTFGGRFVDPKYIHDNPYAARFLPLKGPKFPGEHRSALDTMRMDEVVFCPYEEHRQTRPFQDISWYTGWIMCGSAIINPHLPERVLRQFGHVQSIPRHPDVSAKAGMNRFTIADAFASYLTANYVTEEMRGPKVVRAFDTVPGYIPWLYRVSHPKILPPVEADPPTHANLEEDNVSGECDVSEVTKKVRADLRKALDGQLNLADALVVIEKAYTDLEPVDAYLVRRKRKRDSGEGTKKRKKKKKTTTEDAGTSSL, from the exons ATGAACAACgggaaaaaaatcaataaattcaaGATATGTTCGAAAGAGTACTCGTGGTTTTGGAATGTCGTTAATGCGTCCGGACTCGAAACCTTGCGGCGGACAAGTTACAATCACACCGATTGGGGGCTGTTGACAGCATTTGCAGAGCGATGGCATCCCGAGACCGGTACTTTCCATCTTCCTATTGGTGAGATGACTATAACCTTGGACGACGTGTCCTCATTGCTTCATATTCCGATTACCGGAAAAATGCTCGACCACAACGGAACGTCATGTACAAAGGAAGATGGTGAAGAGATGTGCGTAGAGTATCTGAACTTCCCTATCAATAAGTGCAAGAAGgagtttaaaaaaatgaaaggagcACATATAGGGTTTAAGACGTTGAAGGATTTGTATATCGATAATTTGAGGGATGCCTTGAAAGCTGAAAGGTTAAAGAAGCCTGCTGAAGATGTTGAATTCCTCAGGGAATGCACCATTAGATGTTATCTGCTATACTTGATCGGTGCAACCATTTTCACCAACAAAAGTATGCAGTACGTGGACGTCATTTTTCTTACCTACTTGCGAGACCTCAGTTTAGTTAACACATGGAATTGGGGTGCTTCTGGGCTGGCATATCTGTACAACTACTTGGATGCTGCAAGCCGCCCGAGATGTGGAAATCATGGTAATTGTCTATTTCAG GCCTGGATTATGGCGcatttcaaaacttttggtGGACGTTTTGTTGATCCAAAATACATCCACGACAATCCCTATGCGGCAAGATTTTTGCCTTTAAAAGGACCAAAATTTCCAGGGGAGCATAGGTCCGCATTGGATACAATGCGCATGGATGAAGTGGTGTTTTGCCCATATGAGGAGCACCGGCAAACCAGACCCTTTCAAGATATCAGTTGGTACACTGGTTGGATTATGTGTGGAAGTGCTATTATCAATCCACACTTGCCAGAGCGTGTCCTCCGACAATTCGGACATGTCCAGTCTATCCCTAGGCACCCTGATGTATCTGCAAAGGCTGGTATGAATCGGTTTACGATTGCTGATGCATTTGCTTCCTACCTGACTGCCAACTATGTGACAGAGGAGATGCGAGGACCAAAAGTTGTGCGTGCATTTGATACCGTACCCGGATACATTCCATGGTTATACCGTGTTTCTCATCCGAAGATATTGCCACCGGTTGAAGCGGATCCACCAACACATGCTAACCTTGAGGAGGACAACGTGAGCGGTGAATGCGACGTGTCTGAAGTGACTAAGAAGGTTCGAGCGGATTTGAGGAAAGCGCTCGATGGTCAACTCAATTTGGCCGATGCTTTGGTGGTTATTGAAAAAGCCTACACTGATTTGGAGCCTGTAGATGCATATTTGGTGCGACGGAAGAGGAAAAGAGACTCGGGTGAAGGAacaaagaagaggaagaagaagaagaagacaacaACGGAAGATGCCGGAACAAGCAgcttgtag
- the LOC123891739 gene encoding protein MAIN-LIKE 1-like, translating into MNGLHLKHSDVEDIYSVNHGLADKAVAEGKSAHEIKLYRDRSIRAFLLFLVCCTIFSNKSSYYVDVVYLQYFQDLSAVREWNWGVAALVHLQHYLDDACLVTVNQMAGYMSLLQGWIISHFPGLSVWAQDPIYSEGMPRNAKFVPGAGHREPSSYRNSLDNIQTYGCVFSPYDDHRHVRPLINSCWFSGWLRCGNLKAKHLPERVLRQFKHVQGIPRKPDLSATPGMSLCEIDRVFMEELDLRMIAEEMRGQAVVSAWDHEPGYMTWFYKVSHPVMRPVQAPASPPRPPNLEVLIEAAEARNDPNMLQVCRGVRDEVERSLREGEAVEGTPVHGTLRRILNLLNPVLTCRRLKRGRGRRYNTRE; encoded by the exons ATGAACGGGCTCCATCTGAAGCATTCTGACGTGGAGGATATCTATAGTGTTAACCACGGATTAGCTGATAAAGCTGTTGCTGAAGGTAAGTCGGCGCATGAGATTAAGCTGTATAGGGACAGGTCCATACGGGCTTTCTTGCTATTTTTGGTCTGTTGTACCATATTTAGCAACAAAAGCAGTTACTACGTGGACGTAGTATACCTGCAGTATTTTCAGGATTTGTCGGCTGTCCGTGAATGGAATTGGGGTGTTGCTGCTCTGGTTCATTTGCAACATTATCTGGATGATGCGTGTTTGGTGACAGTGAATCAGATGGCTGGGTACATGTCTTTGCTTCAG GGCTggataatttctcattttccgGGACTTAGTGTGTGGGCGCAGGATCCTATCTATTCTGAGGGCATGCCTCGAAATGCAAAGTTTGTTCCCGGAGCTGGACATAGGGAACCAAGTAGCTATAGAAACAGTTTGGATAATATTCAGACGTACGGCTGCGTATTCAGTCCATATGATGATCACCGACATGTCCGCCCTTTGATAAATTCATGCTGGTTTTCTGGATGGTTGAGATGTGGTAATTTGAAAGCCAAGCACTTGCCTGAACGCGTGCTTAGACAATTTAAACATGTCCAAGGCATTCCAAGAAAACCGGATTTGTCTGCGACTCCGGGGATGAGCCTATGTGAGATTGATCGCGTTTTTATGGAGGAGTTGGATTTGAGGATGATTGCTGAAGAGATGAGGGGTCAGGCTGTGGTTAGCGCATGGGACCATGAACCTGGATACATGACATGGTTTTACAAAGTGTCACATCCAGTTATGCGACCCGTACAAGCTCCGGCGTCACCACCAAGGCCACCTAACTTAGAGGTGTTGATAGAGGCCGCGGAAGCAAGGAATGACCCTAATATGCTTCAGGTATGCCGTGGTGTTAGGGATGAGGTGGAGAGGTCACTTCGCGAAGGTGAGGCGGTGGAAGGAACTCCTGTTCATGGTACTTTGCGGAGGATTTTGAATTTGCTTAACCCTGTTTTGACGTGTCGGCGACTTAAGCGGGGTAGAGGGAGACGATACAACACTCGAGAGTAG
- the LOC123891741 gene encoding uncharacterized protein LOC123891741, with protein sequence MEENLPRGRHGKAINAHASARRELAANHPSKRGRRKGPTPGQGTHDAEAGGSHTRGRTRLGQSLVVQDEFDADQFLNACFDYDDLGSPQVSPQVSPQHSPQDEPQDPPQQPPRQQRRKPVRRKPPKCSRNDDEVGFGGGPTDLSLLTEYDKHMAIPIWYADPNDKEILAVNLRCIASGKKVINIQKPSRRTDRWFWDVVEASGLEPLTRTNFSVLDYGLLWAFVERWHTETSSFHIPLGELAITLDDVQCLLHIPIEGKFLNHGKMSRDEAGLTWLIHF encoded by the exons ATGGAAGAAAATCTACCTAGGGGTAGGCATGGAAAGGCAATCAATGCACATGCTTCCGCTCGTAGAGAGCTTGCTGCAAATCATCCGTCCAAACGAGGTCGTCGCAAAGGACCAACTCCGGGGCAAGGTACACATGATGCCGAGGCGGGTGGGTCGCATACACGTGGACGGACACGTCTAGGACAATCATTGGTGGTGCAAGATGAATTTGATGCCGACCAATTTTTAAATGCGTGTTTTGATTATGATGATCTTGGATCACCACAAGTCTCACCACAAGTCTCACCGCAACACTCACCGCAAGATGAACCGCAAGACCCACCGCAACAACCACCCCGACAACAACGGCGCAAACCAGTACGCCGAAAACCACCAAAGTGTTCAcgtaatgatgatgaagtaggTTTTGGAGGAGGACCGACGGATTTGTCCTTGTTAACGGAGTACGATAAGCATATGGCTATTCCGATATGGTATGCAGACCCAAATGACAAAGAG ATTTTAGCGGTAAATTTACGTTGCATCGCCAGcggaaaaaaagttattaatatacaaaaaccGTCCCGCCGCACGGACAGGTGGTTTTGGGATGTGGTTGAAGCATCGGGTTTGGAGCCGCTTACCCGGACTAATTTTAGCGTGCTTGACTACGGGCTCCTCTGGGCATTTGTTGAAAGATGGCATACGGAGACGAGTTCATTCCACATTCCATTGGGTGAGCTGGCCATCACATTGGACGATGTCCAGTGTCTGTTGCATATTCCGATCGAGGGAAAGTTTCTGAACCATGGCAAAATGTCAAGGGATGAAGCGGGCCTGACATGGTTAATTCATTTCTAG
- the LOC123891742 gene encoding uncharacterized protein LOC123891742 has protein sequence MAGEHENNDNSSVNTLQAAVVEIRRLQTQIAAIEAERTHEKEKAKMISEEEEGENIMDVQPLAQHLWDTQVTEAIKVPHLPTFDGKTDPREHLMAIGTQTAIINAPEHLKCKLLAGTFKDVALRWYMNLPRNSIESYADFHKKFVHQFAGSKHVKVTSTSLFSIRQNHGESLRSFLARFSEATIKEVNKRAECYIKGEESNAEKRQRDAKEKEYVGRATRTPEHPRPKTGSHQGNTWQRHHGKPYHQPPRREFRNHPAEEGFTPLNTSKVYVLNEILASGLANLPPKRANNIPMGLNDNAWCAYHRCRGHSTEKCFRLRDLIEELIKSGHLRRFIDDAAQGRVVVPKIPRHEPRDTPGPSKEPPKERIAVNTIAGGFSGGWESSSARKRYVRRAISEIYLVRQPQPLDVPDLAFTARDGLEVAPHDDDPLVIQVQILNCDVKRVLIDSGSSADIMYWEAFKAMQLAEEQLQPYAGALVGFSGEQVDVMGYASLLTTFGEGSNAKTIKVRYLVVKTPFTSYNIIIGRPAFNTLGAAMSTLYLAIKYPLDNGGVGTVRGDQILAKKCYESSLKIRHRASNTNGASERRQATVPGGINIIENSDMDPREEFQDRRVSPIEDLEQVQIGDHPHQTTSLGTALPNEERRRIVKILKDNADLFAWKPSDMPGIDEGVITHKLSISPNTKPVSQRKRKVGEERRAAIAEEVEKLKEAGFIEEIKYPSWLANVVMVKKANGKWRMCVDFTDLNKACPKDPYPLPNIDRLIDGASGCKMLSFMDAYSGYNQIKMNPIDACHTAFMSNTCNYFYNVMPFRLKNAGATYQRLMDRVFSEQIGKNLEVYIDDMVVKTPEGNRHDEDLLDILGSVRKYNMRLNPAKCSFGVQAGKFLGFMLTNRGIEANPKKCQAIIDMRSPTSVKEVQTLTGRIAALSRFLSCAGEKGFHFFASLRKNERFSWTPEWEEAFRQLKEFLASPPILTRPLPGNILYLYLAVSDRALSSALVQEVEGEEKPIYFVSRTLRGAETRYQKIERLSLAVVVTARKLRQYFQSHKIVVRTDYPIKNVLRKPDLAGRMVAWSVELSEFDITFSPRGAIKSQRLADFVLEMSTPPTTEKAATWTLSVDGASNVRGSGAGVVLEGPDGVMIEQSLRFAFKASNNQAEYEALIAGMKLAKDMEVKELKAMSDSQLVTNQVSGKFQTKEPQLIKYVEGVQNLAKHFDSFELVYVPREQNMRADLLSKLASTKKPGSHRTVIQETIKTPSIGGEDLMMVIEEEDWRSPIIRYLQKDEFPKEREKAFKLKKTAAWYSMVGDRLYKRGFASPLLLCVSKEEAKHIMSEVHEGSCGSHIGSRALAGKILRAGFYWPDIHDDTAIFDLPKYIVSDNGTQFASEKVVEFCRSKGIKNTFISVEHPQANGQAESENKVILRALKRRLDSKGEAWVAHISPILWSYHTTPQSSTGEAPFTMVYGSDAMIPVEINPPSWRRETITQEENDRALEENLDMIEERRERAHFREFAIKQRAARRYNTRVK, from the exons atggctggagaacatgAAAACAACGATAATTCTAGCGTTAACAccttgcaagccgccgtcgtagaaATTCGGCGTTTGCAGACCCAGATCGCGGCTATCGAAGCCGAAAGAAcacatgagaaagaaaaagcgaAAATGATTTCagaagaggaggaaggagaGAACATCATGGATGTACAGCCTTTGGCACAGCATTTATGGGATACACAAGTCACAGAAGCGATCAAagttcctcaccttcctacctttGATGGAAAAACTGACCCTCGAGAGCATCTGATGGCAATTGGAACACAAActgccataatcaatgctccaGAACACCTAAAATGTAAACtactagccggcaccttcaaggatgtagCCTTGCGTTGGTATATGAACCTTCCAAGAAATTCAATAGAAAGCTACGCGgattttcacaaaaaattcGTTCACCAGTTCGCCGGATCGAAACATGTGAAAGTCACGTCAACTAGCCTATTCTCCATTCGCCAAAACCACGGCGAATCGTTGCGTAGTTTTCTAGCCAGATTCAGCGAGGCCACCATCAAg GAGGTAAACAAAAGAGCGGAGTGTTACATAAAGGGCGAAGAAAGCaacgccgagaaaaggcaaagagacgCCAAGGAGAAAGAATATGTAGGCCGTGCTACTAGAACCCCAGAACACCCGCGACCAAAAACGGGAAGTCATCAAGGAAACACATGGCAAAGGCACCATGGTAAGCCATACCATCAACCACCAAGAAGAGAGTTCAGGAATCACCCCGCCGAGGAAGGGTTTACGCCATTAAACACTTCAAAAGTGTACGTGTTAAACGAAATTCTGGCCAGTGGTTTGGCAAATCTCCCCCCAAAAAGAGCCAACAATATCCCCATGGGACTCAACGACAATGCCTGGTGCGCCTACCATAGGTGCAGAGGTCATTCTACGGAAAAGTGCTTCCGCCTAAGAGATTTGATCGAAGAACTGATTAAAAGCGGACACCTCCGAAGGTTCATTGACGATGCAGCACAAGGCCGAGTCGTCGTGCCAAAAATCCCCAGGCATGAGCCACGAGATACTCCGGGGCCAAGTAAAGAGCCTCCAAAGGAGAGGATCGCTGTTAATACAATAGCGGGGGGGTTCTCAGGAGGATGGGAGtcaagctcagcaaggaaaagATATGTGCGTCGAGCCATCTCAGAGATATATCTCGTGAGACAACCCCAACCACTCGACGTCCCGGATTTGGCATTTACGGCAAGGGATGGCTTGGAGGTAGCGCCCCATGACGATGACCCTTTAGTAATACAAGTCCAAATCCTAAACTGCGATGTAAAGAGAGTACTAATTGATTCAGGGAGCTCAGCAGATATcatgtactgggaagctttcaaggccatgcaattagcgGAAGAACAATTGCAGCCTTACGCAGGAGCTCTAGTTGGGTTTTCCGGAGAGCAGGTAGACGTGATGGGTTACGCCTCCCTACTCACTACCTTCGGGGAGGGAAGTAACGCCAAGACTATCAAAGTGCGATATTTGGTAGTCAAAACTCCGTTCACCTCCTACAACATTATCATAGGAAGACCTGCTTTCAACACCCtaggggcggccatgtccactctgtACCTAGCGATTAAATACCCTCTAGATAACGGAGGAGTGGGAACAGTTAGAGGCGATCAGATCCTCGCCAAAAAATGTTACGAGTCCAGCTTGAAGATACGGCATCGAGCATCCAATACGAATGGAGCGTCCGAAAGAAGACAAGCCACAGTTCCGGGTGGCATAAACATCATAGAAAATTCAGACATGGATCCAAGAGAAGAATTTCAAGACAGAAGGGTgagccctatagaagacctggagcaAGTTCAAATCGGCGATCACCCACACCAAACAACCAGTTTAGGAACAGCGTTGCCCAatgaggagagaagaagaatcGTCAAAATATTGAAGGACAACGCTGACCTATTTGCATGGAAACCCTCAGATATGCCAGGAATAGATgaaggggtgataacacataaactATCAATATCACCCAACACAAAACCTGTCTcccagagaaaaagaaaagttgggGAGGAAAGGCGAGCTGCAATAGCAGAGGAAGTGGAGAAACTAAAAGAGGCTGGATTCATTGAAGAGATAAAATATCCCTCTTGGTTGGCTAAcgtcgtcatggtgaaaaaggctaacggaaagtggaggatgtgcGTGGATTTTACGGATCTAAATAAGGCATGCCCCAAAGACCCATATCCTTTGCCTAACATAGACAGGTTGATTGATGGTGCTTCAGGATGCAAAATGTTGAGTTTTATGGACGCCTACTCAGGgtataatcaaataaagatgaaccctATAGATGCCTGTCATACAGCCTTCATGTCGAATACCtgtaattatttttacaacgtTATGCCTTTCAGGTTGAAGAACGcaggagcaacataccaaaggttgatggacagggttttCTCCGAGCAAATAGGAAAGAACTTAGAGGTATACATCGACGATATGGTAGTGAAAACTCCCGAAGGAAATCGCCATGACGAAGACCTTTTAGACATCCtgggatcagtaagaaagtacaacatgagattAAACCCAGCGAAATGTTCCTTCGGGGTGCAAGCAGGAAAATTCCTAGGTTTCATGCTCACCAACAGAGGAATAGAAGCCAATCCAAAAAAATGTCAAGCTATCATAGACATGAGAAGTCCTACATCTGTGAAAGAGGTCCAAACTTTGACGGGCAGAATAGCGGCATTATCCAGATTCTTATCATGCGCGGGCGAAAAGGGCttccacttcttcgcatccCTTAGGAAGAATGAAAGATTCTCCTGGACGCCCGAATGGGAAGAAGCCTTCAGACAACTAAAGGAATTTTTGGCATCGCCGCCCATCTTGACgcgcccattaccaggtaatATCCTCTACCTTTATCTTGCAGTTTCTGACAGAGCCTTAAGTTCAGCTCTGGTTCAGGAAGTAGAGGGCGAAGAAAagcctatatattttgtaagtagaacccTTAGAGGAGCAGAAACAAGATATCAGAAGATTGAGAGGTTATCTCTTGCGGTGGTTGTCACAGCTAGAAAATTAAGACAATACTTTCAAAGCCACAAGATAGTTGTTAgaacagattaccctatcaagaacgtcctcAGAAAGCCGGACCTAGCAGGAAGGATGGTAGCATGGTCCGTCGAATTATCAGAATTTGATATCACTTTCTCGCCTAGAGGGGCCATCAAATCGCAAAGGCTGGCGGACTTTGTATTAGAAATGTCTACCCCGCCAACAACTGAGAAAGCTGCGACGTGGACCCTCTCAGTAGACGGAGCCTCCAACGTACGGGGAAGTGGAGCCGGAGTAGTGCTGGAAGGACCAGATGGCGTTATGATAGAGCAATCAttacgtttcgccttcaaagccAGCAATAACCAGGCTGAGTACGAAGCcttgatagcaggaatgaagttaGCAAAAGACATGGAAGTGAAGGAGTTAAaagccatgagtgattcccaactggtaaccaaccaagtgTCAGGAAAGTTTCAGACGAAGGAACcacagttaatcaaatacgtaGAGGGAGTGCAAAATCTAGCTAAACACTTCGACTCGTTCGAACTAGTTTATGTCCCTCGCGAgcaaaacatgagagcagatctattgtcaaaaCTAGCGAGCACAAAGAAACCAGGGagccatagaaccgttatccaagaaacGATCAAAACTCCCAGCATCGGCGGAGAAGATTTGATGATGGTGATAGAGGAAGAAGATTGGAGATCGCCCATTATACGatacctccaaaaggatgaattcccaaaagaaagggaaaaagcTTTCAAATTGAAGAAGACGGCGGCATGGTATTCTATGGTAGGAGATAGGCTATACAAAAGGGGATTTGCATCCCCCCTCCTCCTATGCGTCAGCAAGGAAGAAGCAAAACATATTATGTCTGAAGTGCATGAGGGCTCATGTGGCAGCCATATCGGTTCAAGGGCTTTGGCAGGAAAAATATTAAGGGCAGGTTTTTACTGGCCGGATATACACGATGACACCGCCAT attCGACTTGCCTAAGTACATCGTGTCCGATAACGGCACTCAGTTCGCCAGCGAAAAGGTCGTGGAATTCTGTCGAAGcaaaggaatcaaaaacacctttatatcagtggaGCACCCACAAGCTAACGGACAGGCTGAATCGGAAAATAAGGTTATATTAAGGGCATTGAAAAGGAGGCTAGATAGCAAAGGCGAGGCTTGGGTAGCCCATATCTCGCCCATCCTGTGGTCCTATCATACCACTCCCCAATCCTCAACGGGAGAAGCACCATTTACAATGGTTTATGGCTCAGATGCaatgatcccggtggaaataaatcctcccagttggcgcagagaaaccatAACGCAGGAGGAGAACGATAGAGCTTTGGAAGAgaacctagacatgatcgaagaaagaagagagagagcaCACTTCAGAGAATTCGCCATAAAACAAAGggccgctaggcgttataatacgagagtcaaaTAG